Proteins encoded together in one Coffea arabica cultivar ET-39 chromosome 2c, Coffea Arabica ET-39 HiFi, whole genome shotgun sequence window:
- the LOC113727521 gene encoding probable carboxylesterase 12 — translation MASNSTEILHEFSPLLRVYKGGRVERLAGKDIVAASVDQETGVESKDVQISPELDISARLYLPKKAKQGTKLPLLVYFHGGGFFVESTFSPFYHPCLNAVVAEADVVAVSVNYRLAPEHPLPTAFEDSWIALQWVASHLNGEGPEAWLRGYADFDRVFLGGDSAGGSIAHNMALKVGLEKLKGVNVEGIFLNCPYFWGKEPVGSEATRLEKKGHLSFWNKSYVEAAWHFVYPNTTGLDDPLLNPVMEPNLSRLGCRRVLVCVAEQDILRDRGWFYKEALEKSEWAGDVEVVEVAGEDHVFNLFFPKGENALSLLKKLASFINGNGV, via the coding sequence ATGGCCTCAAACTCAACTGAGATACTCCACGAATTCTCTCCCTTATTGCGAGTATACAAGGGCGGCAGGGTGGAAAGATTAGCAGGGAAAGACATTGTAGCTGCATCAGTGGATCAAGAAACCGGTGTTGAATCCAAAGATGTGCAAATTTCACCAGAACTGGACATCTCTGCAAGGCTTTACCTGCCCAAGAAAGCCAAACAGGGAACAAAACTTCCTCTTCTGGTCTACTTCCATGGAGGAGGTTTTTTCGTCGAATCCACCTTCTCCCCTTTTTATCATCCGTGCCTCAATGCAGTAGTTGCAGAAGCTGATGTTGTAGCAGTTTCAGTAAACTATCGCCTCGCTCCCGAGCACCCTTTACCTACTGCTTTTGAGGATTCTTGGATTGCACTCCAATGGGTCGCTTCTCATTTAAACGGGGAGGGTCCTGAGGCATGGCTCAGGGGCTATGCTGATTTTGATCGGGTGTTTCTTGGTGGGGATAGCGCTGGTGGTAGCATAGCACACAACATGGCCTTAAAGGTCGGGCTGGAGAAGCTGAAAGGTGTCAATGTTGAAGGGATTTTTCTCAATTGTCCTTATTTTTGGGGGAAAGAGCCAGTTGGTAGTGAAGCCACAAGATTGGAGAAAAAGGGACACCTTTCTTTTTGGAATAAGTCCTATGTTGAGGCCGCTTGGCATTTTGTTTACCCAAATACCACAGGGCTAGATGATCCATTGCTGAATCCTGTGATGGAACCAAATCTATCCAGGCTAGGCTGCAGAAGGGTGCTGGTCTGTGTTGCTGAGCAAGATATTTTGAGGGATAGGGGATGGTTTTACAAAGAAGCATTGGAGAAGAGCGAGTGGGCCGGAGATGTGGAGGTTGTGGAGGTTGCAGGGGAAGATCATGTCTTCAATCTGTTCTTTCCCAAGGGAGAAAATGCTCTGTCTTTGCTGAAAAAATTGGCCAGTTTCATCAATGGGAATGGGGTGTAG
- the LOC113727522 gene encoding probable carboxylesterase 12 has protein sequence MASKSNEILHELSPLMQVYKDGRVERLVGKDVVAASVDQETGVESKDVQISQELDISARLYLPKKAKQGTKLPLLVYFHGGGFSVESAFSPFYHTYLNAVVAEADVVAVSVNYRLAPEHPLPTAYEDSWIALQWVASHSNWEGPETWLRGYADFDRVFLGGDSAGGNIAHNMALKVGLEKLKGVNVEGIFLNCPYFWGKEPVGSEATRLEKKGHLEASSFLCRSYVEATWHFVYPNTTGLDDPLLNPVMEPNLSRLGCRRVLVCVAEQDILRDRGWFYKEALEKSEWAGDVEVVEVAGEDHVFNLFFPKGENALSLLKKLASFINGNGV, from the coding sequence ATGGCCTCAAAGTCAAATGAGATACTTCATGAATTGTCTCCCTTAATGCAAGTATACAAGGACGGCCGGGTGGAAAGATTAGTCGGGAAAGACGTTGTAGCTGCATCAGTGGATCAAGAAACCGGTGTTGAATCCAAAGATGTACAAATTTCACAAGAACTGGACATCTCTGCACGGCTTTACCTGCCCAAAAAAGCCAAACAGGGAACAAAACTTCCTCTTCTGGTCTACTTCCATGGAGGAGGCTTTTCCGTCGAATCCGCCTTCTCCCCTTTTTATCATACGTACCTCAATGCAGTGGTTGCAGAAGCTGATGTTGTAGCAGTTTCAGTAAACTATCGCCTCGCTCCCGAGCACCCTTTACCCACTGCTTATGAAGATTCTTGGATTGCACTCCAATGGGTCGCTTCTCATTCAAACTGGGAGGGTCCTGAGACATGGCTCAGGGGATATGCCGATTTTGATCGGGTGTTTCTTGGTGGGGATAGCGCTGGTGGTAACATAGCACACAACATGGCCTTAAAGGTCGGGCTGGAGAAGCTGAAAGGTGTCAATGTTGAAGGGATTTTTCTCAATTGTCCTTATTTTTGGGGGAAAGAGCCAGTTGGTAGTGAAGCCACAAGATTGGAGAAAAAGGGACATCTTGAGGCCAGTTCTTTTTTGTGTAGGTCCTATGTTGAGGCCACTTGGCATTTTGTTTACCCAAATACCACAGGGCTAGACGATCCATTGCTGAATCCTGTGATGGAACCAAATCTTTCCAGGCTAGGCTGCAGAAGGGTGCTGGTCTGTGTTGCTGAGCAAGATATTTTGAGGGATAGAGGATGGTTTTACAAAGAAGCATTGGAGAAGAGCGAGTGGGCCGGAGATGTGGAGGTTGTGGAGGTTGCAGGGGAAGATCATGTCTTCAATCTGTTCTTTCCCAAGGGAGAAAATGCTCTGTCTTTGCTGAAAAAGTTGGCCAGTTTCATCAATGGGAATGGGGTGTAG
- the LOC140035400 gene encoding uncharacterized protein isoform X2, protein MSSERASLSFVNLLSSEAEETEGGIKNFHHASSTGPNRDEEKNTTMASEDVLPKYQACVAKLFYMEHFSIHGDAYIPLHIRAKPWVQFWGIDRLQRRISRLKHLGVMDGIEVEVIVDDSVWYTAQHGKESQNCNLGKRMNEVEDSTRELKEEYKEIQDSMCSMAQSLKTMQDAIVGEMKRFIERAGDKEAIAISLGERNGNAVNSKNGMCKNYLRKYKPKCNPVCFKEPIAWNIFPQTENQENDLTSKFVEYERDTSIDVTSPVKVDNVEVVAEKEASLRVSSMDDKLPRKTCINKALGLANPDSEMSSTGSVKARLLSMTSQGVVPKHKIQISPASKRLFKKKNASPKPKKARCCKKRKQPCNGDNPDCRIEIGDNSTRDGELPPETRARLIDLLFDNKLPRYTTLVSMLGQKATRSQLRSLRPGRWIHAEVLSCYSALLTLRGRRNLKGSRRVWYLPAYLECAAIEEALSCGVGRGHKGDMNNYIFTRPKNCPKQGNGNDCGVYIAKFMELCGDVKSSFKLHVMHVKR, encoded by the exons ATGAGTTCTGAAAGAGCAAGTTTGTCATTTGTGAATTTGTTATCATCAGAAGCGGAGGAAACAGAAGGTGggataaaaaattttcaccatGCAAGCTCTACAGGACCCAATCGCGATGAAGAGAAAAACACAACAATGGCTTCAGAAGATGTCTTGCCAAAATATCAAGCATGTGTAGCAAAG CTATTCTACATGGAGCACTTCTCCATTCATGGCGATGCATATATCCCCTTGCATATCCGTGCAAAACCTTGGGTACAATTTTGGGGCATTGATAGACTGCAAAGAAGGATCAGTAGACTAAAACACCTTGGTGTCATGGATGGAATagag GTTGAGGTAATTGTGGATGATTCTGTTTGGTACACTGCTCAGCATGGGAAAGAAAGTCAAAACTGTAACCTTGGAAAAAGGATGAACGAAGTTGAAGATTCCACCAGGGAGTTGAAAGAGGAATACAAAGAAATTCAGGATTCAATGTGTAGCATGGCACAGTCGTTGAAGACAATGCAAGATGCAATAGTCGGTGAGATGAAAAGATTTATAGAAAGAGCTGGGGACAAAGAAGCGATTGCAATTAGTTTAGGGGAAAGGAATGGAAATGCTGTTAACAGCAAAAATGGCATGTGCAAGAACTATTTAAGGAAGTACAAGCCAAAATGCAACCCTGTTTGTTTTAAAGAGCCTATTGCATGGAATATATTCCCTCAAACAGAAAACCAAGAAAATGATCTAACATCCAAATTTGTTGAATATGAGAGGGATACTTCCATAGATGTGACTTCTCCAGTGAAGGTGGACAATGTGGAGGTAGTAGCTGAAAAGGAAGCCTCACTTAGGGTGTCTTCAATGGATGACAAACTGCCTAGAAAAACTTGCATCAATAAGGCTCTTGGACTTGCAAATCCAGACTCAGAGATGTCTTCCACAGGGTCTGTGAAGGCCAGGCTATTAAGTATGACTAGTCAGGGGGTTGTACCAAAGCATAAAATTCAAATCTCCCCAGCGAGCAAGAGACTTTTCAAGAAGAAGAATGCTTCTCCAAAGCCTAAAAAG GCTCGATGCTGTAAGAAAAGGAAGCAACCATGCAATGGCGATAATCCAGATTGTCGAATCGAAATA GGAGATAACAGTACTAGAGATGGGGAATTACCACCGGAAACACGTGCGAGACTAATTGATCTGCTTTTTGAtaacaaattgccaagata CACCACTTTAGTATCAATGTTAGGACAGAAGGCTACCCGATCGCAATTGAGGTCTCTTAGGCCTGGCCGTTGGATCCACGCAGAG GTATTGAGTTGTTACAGTGCATTATTAACACTCAGaggtagaaggaatttgaaagGCTCCCGAAGAGTTTGGTACCTGCCAGCTTACTTAGAG TGTGCAGCAATTGAAGAGGCACTGTCATGTGGAGTTGGCCGTGGACATAAAGGAGATATGAACAACTACATATTTACTAGGCCTAAAAATTGTCCCAAACAGGGCAATGG CAATGATTGCGGGGTTTACATTGCAAAATTCATGGAACTCTGTGGTGATGTTAAGTCTAGCTTCAAGTTACAT GTGATGCATgttaaaaggtga
- the LOC140035400 gene encoding uncharacterized protein isoform X1, whose translation MSSERASLSFVNLLSSEAEETEGGIKNFHHASSTGPNRDEEKNTTMASEDVLPKYQACVAKLFYMEHFSIHGDAYIPLHIRAKPWVQFWGIDRLQRRISRLKHLGVMDGIEVEVIVDDSVWYTAQHGKESQNCNLGKRMNEVEDSTRELKEEYKEIQDSMCSMAQSLKTMQDAIVGEMKRFIERAGDKEAIAISLGERNGNAVNSKNGMCKNYLRKYKPKCNPVCFKEPIAWNIFPQTENQENDLTSKFVEYERDTSIDVTSPVKVDNVEVVAEKEASLRVSSMDDKLPRKTCINKALGLANPDSEMSSTGSVKARLLSMTSQGVVPKHKIQISPASKRLFKKKNASPKPKKARCCKKRKQPCNGDNPDCRIEIGDNSTRDGELPPETRARLIDLLFDNKLPRYTTLVSMLGQKATRSQLRSLRPGRWIHAEVLSCYSALLTLRGRRNLKGSRRVWYLPAYLECAAIEEALSCGVGRGHKGDMNNYIFTRPKNCPKQGNGNDCGVYIAKFMELCGDVKSSFKLHVTSLDHLRIAFDLFLDLGNEVRHLCMYDFCRIGELVRMITL comes from the exons ATGAGTTCTGAAAGAGCAAGTTTGTCATTTGTGAATTTGTTATCATCAGAAGCGGAGGAAACAGAAGGTGggataaaaaattttcaccatGCAAGCTCTACAGGACCCAATCGCGATGAAGAGAAAAACACAACAATGGCTTCAGAAGATGTCTTGCCAAAATATCAAGCATGTGTAGCAAAG CTATTCTACATGGAGCACTTCTCCATTCATGGCGATGCATATATCCCCTTGCATATCCGTGCAAAACCTTGGGTACAATTTTGGGGCATTGATAGACTGCAAAGAAGGATCAGTAGACTAAAACACCTTGGTGTCATGGATGGAATagag GTTGAGGTAATTGTGGATGATTCTGTTTGGTACACTGCTCAGCATGGGAAAGAAAGTCAAAACTGTAACCTTGGAAAAAGGATGAACGAAGTTGAAGATTCCACCAGGGAGTTGAAAGAGGAATACAAAGAAATTCAGGATTCAATGTGTAGCATGGCACAGTCGTTGAAGACAATGCAAGATGCAATAGTCGGTGAGATGAAAAGATTTATAGAAAGAGCTGGGGACAAAGAAGCGATTGCAATTAGTTTAGGGGAAAGGAATGGAAATGCTGTTAACAGCAAAAATGGCATGTGCAAGAACTATTTAAGGAAGTACAAGCCAAAATGCAACCCTGTTTGTTTTAAAGAGCCTATTGCATGGAATATATTCCCTCAAACAGAAAACCAAGAAAATGATCTAACATCCAAATTTGTTGAATATGAGAGGGATACTTCCATAGATGTGACTTCTCCAGTGAAGGTGGACAATGTGGAGGTAGTAGCTGAAAAGGAAGCCTCACTTAGGGTGTCTTCAATGGATGACAAACTGCCTAGAAAAACTTGCATCAATAAGGCTCTTGGACTTGCAAATCCAGACTCAGAGATGTCTTCCACAGGGTCTGTGAAGGCCAGGCTATTAAGTATGACTAGTCAGGGGGTTGTACCAAAGCATAAAATTCAAATCTCCCCAGCGAGCAAGAGACTTTTCAAGAAGAAGAATGCTTCTCCAAAGCCTAAAAAG GCTCGATGCTGTAAGAAAAGGAAGCAACCATGCAATGGCGATAATCCAGATTGTCGAATCGAAATA GGAGATAACAGTACTAGAGATGGGGAATTACCACCGGAAACACGTGCGAGACTAATTGATCTGCTTTTTGAtaacaaattgccaagata CACCACTTTAGTATCAATGTTAGGACAGAAGGCTACCCGATCGCAATTGAGGTCTCTTAGGCCTGGCCGTTGGATCCACGCAGAG GTATTGAGTTGTTACAGTGCATTATTAACACTCAGaggtagaaggaatttgaaagGCTCCCGAAGAGTTTGGTACCTGCCAGCTTACTTAGAG TGTGCAGCAATTGAAGAGGCACTGTCATGTGGAGTTGGCCGTGGACATAAAGGAGATATGAACAACTACATATTTACTAGGCCTAAAAATTGTCCCAAACAGGGCAATGG CAATGATTGCGGGGTTTACATTGCAAAATTCATGGAACTCTGTGGTGATGTTAAGTCTAGCTTCAAGTTACAT gtgacaagtttgGATCATCTGAGGATTGCATTCGACCTTTTCCTGGACTTAGGCAATGAAGTTCGACACCTCTGCATGTATGATTTCTGCCGGATTGGAGAACTTGTTCGGATGATTACGTTGTAA
- the LOC140035400 gene encoding uncharacterized protein isoform X3 yields the protein MEHFSIHGDAYIPLHIRAKPWVQFWGIDRLQRRISRLKHLGVMDGIEVEVIVDDSVWYTAQHGKESQNCNLGKRMNEVEDSTRELKEEYKEIQDSMCSMAQSLKTMQDAIVGEMKRFIERAGDKEAIAISLGERNGNAVNSKNGMCKNYLRKYKPKCNPVCFKEPIAWNIFPQTENQENDLTSKFVEYERDTSIDVTSPVKVDNVEVVAEKEASLRVSSMDDKLPRKTCINKALGLANPDSEMSSTGSVKARLLSMTSQGVVPKHKIQISPASKRLFKKKNASPKPKKARCCKKRKQPCNGDNPDCRIEIGDNSTRDGELPPETRARLIDLLFDNKLPRYTTLVSMLGQKATRSQLRSLRPGRWIHAEVLSCYSALLTLRGRRNLKGSRRVWYLPAYLECAAIEEALSCGVGRGHKGDMNNYIFTRPKNCPKQGNGNDCGVYIAKFMELCGDVKSSFKLHVTSLDHLRIAFDLFLDLGNEVRHLCMYDFCRIGELVRMITL from the exons ATGGAGCACTTCTCCATTCATGGCGATGCATATATCCCCTTGCATATCCGTGCAAAACCTTGGGTACAATTTTGGGGCATTGATAGACTGCAAAGAAGGATCAGTAGACTAAAACACCTTGGTGTCATGGATGGAATagag GTTGAGGTAATTGTGGATGATTCTGTTTGGTACACTGCTCAGCATGGGAAAGAAAGTCAAAACTGTAACCTTGGAAAAAGGATGAACGAAGTTGAAGATTCCACCAGGGAGTTGAAAGAGGAATACAAAGAAATTCAGGATTCAATGTGTAGCATGGCACAGTCGTTGAAGACAATGCAAGATGCAATAGTCGGTGAGATGAAAAGATTTATAGAAAGAGCTGGGGACAAAGAAGCGATTGCAATTAGTTTAGGGGAAAGGAATGGAAATGCTGTTAACAGCAAAAATGGCATGTGCAAGAACTATTTAAGGAAGTACAAGCCAAAATGCAACCCTGTTTGTTTTAAAGAGCCTATTGCATGGAATATATTCCCTCAAACAGAAAACCAAGAAAATGATCTAACATCCAAATTTGTTGAATATGAGAGGGATACTTCCATAGATGTGACTTCTCCAGTGAAGGTGGACAATGTGGAGGTAGTAGCTGAAAAGGAAGCCTCACTTAGGGTGTCTTCAATGGATGACAAACTGCCTAGAAAAACTTGCATCAATAAGGCTCTTGGACTTGCAAATCCAGACTCAGAGATGTCTTCCACAGGGTCTGTGAAGGCCAGGCTATTAAGTATGACTAGTCAGGGGGTTGTACCAAAGCATAAAATTCAAATCTCCCCAGCGAGCAAGAGACTTTTCAAGAAGAAGAATGCTTCTCCAAAGCCTAAAAAG GCTCGATGCTGTAAGAAAAGGAAGCAACCATGCAATGGCGATAATCCAGATTGTCGAATCGAAATA GGAGATAACAGTACTAGAGATGGGGAATTACCACCGGAAACACGTGCGAGACTAATTGATCTGCTTTTTGAtaacaaattgccaagata CACCACTTTAGTATCAATGTTAGGACAGAAGGCTACCCGATCGCAATTGAGGTCTCTTAGGCCTGGCCGTTGGATCCACGCAGAG GTATTGAGTTGTTACAGTGCATTATTAACACTCAGaggtagaaggaatttgaaagGCTCCCGAAGAGTTTGGTACCTGCCAGCTTACTTAGAG TGTGCAGCAATTGAAGAGGCACTGTCATGTGGAGTTGGCCGTGGACATAAAGGAGATATGAACAACTACATATTTACTAGGCCTAAAAATTGTCCCAAACAGGGCAATGG CAATGATTGCGGGGTTTACATTGCAAAATTCATGGAACTCTGTGGTGATGTTAAGTCTAGCTTCAAGTTACAT gtgacaagtttgGATCATCTGAGGATTGCATTCGACCTTTTCCTGGACTTAGGCAATGAAGTTCGACACCTCTGCATGTATGATTTCTGCCGGATTGGAGAACTTGTTCGGATGATTACGTTGTAA